The Prunus persica cultivar Lovell chromosome G8, Prunus_persica_NCBIv2, whole genome shotgun sequence genome includes a region encoding these proteins:
- the LOC18768243 gene encoding MADS-box protein JOINTLESS isoform X1, which yields MTRRKIQIKKIDNTTARQVTFSKRRRGLFKKAQELSTLCDAEIALVVFSATGKLFEYTSSSVQQVIERHGLLSSNYDQLNQPSLELQSFGMSQLESSTSAALSKEIAESTHELRKLMGEELQELNMKELQELEKLLGSGLRRVRDAKGEFFLKEITSLKWKGSQMMQENKRLKQVMMANRQVQTLELEQGQSSEPIGDFIHSYPSQDHDSSDTSLKLGQAFPNGI from the exons ATGACGAGGAGGAAAATCCAGATCAAGAAGATTGACAACACAACGGCGAGGCAGGTGACGTTTTCGAAGAGGAGGAGAGGGCTTTTCAAGAAAGCCCAGGAGCTCTCTACTCTCTGTGATGCTGAGATTGCTCTTGTAGTCTTCTCAGCTACTGGGAAGCTCTTTGAATACACCAGCTCCag CGTGCAACAAGTAATTGAAAGGCATGGCTTGCTTTCTTCCAATTATGACCAGTTGAATCAACCATCTCTTGAGCTGcag TCCTTTGGTATGTCTCAGCTTGAGAGCAGTACTTCCGCCGCATTGAGCAAGGAAATTGCGGAGAGTACACATGAGCTAAG GAAGCTAATGGGAGAAGAGCTCCAAGAACTAAACATGAAAGAGTTGCAGGAACTAGAGAAACTGCTCGGATCAGGATTGAGGCGTGTTAGAGATGCAaag GGTGAATTTTTTCTGAAGGAGATCACCTCTCTTAAGTGGAAG GGATCCCAAATGATGCAAGAAAACAAGCGATTGAAGCAGGTAATG ATGGCAAACCGACAGGTCCAAACACTTGAACTTGAACAAGGCCAATCCTCCGAGCCAATAGGCGATTTCATCCATTCATATCCTTCTCAAGACCACGACAGCTCTGACACTTCTCTCAAGTTGGG GCAAGCTTTTCCTAACGGGATATGA
- the LOC18768243 gene encoding MADS-box protein JOINTLESS isoform X3, with the protein MTRRKIQIKKIDNTTARQVTFSKRRRGLFKKAQELSTLCDAEIALVVFSATGKLFEYTSSSVQQVIERHGLLSSNYDQLNQPSLELQLESSTSAALSKEIAESTHELRKLMGEELQELNMKELQELEKLLGSGLRRVRDAKGEFFLKEITSLKWKGSQMMQENKRLKQVMMANRQVQTLELEQGQSSEPIGDFIHSYPSQDHDSSDTSLKLGQAFPNGI; encoded by the exons ATGACGAGGAGGAAAATCCAGATCAAGAAGATTGACAACACAACGGCGAGGCAGGTGACGTTTTCGAAGAGGAGGAGAGGGCTTTTCAAGAAAGCCCAGGAGCTCTCTACTCTCTGTGATGCTGAGATTGCTCTTGTAGTCTTCTCAGCTACTGGGAAGCTCTTTGAATACACCAGCTCCag CGTGCAACAAGTAATTGAAAGGCATGGCTTGCTTTCTTCCAATTATGACCAGTTGAATCAACCATCTCTTGAGCTGcag CTTGAGAGCAGTACTTCCGCCGCATTGAGCAAGGAAATTGCGGAGAGTACACATGAGCTAAG GAAGCTAATGGGAGAAGAGCTCCAAGAACTAAACATGAAAGAGTTGCAGGAACTAGAGAAACTGCTCGGATCAGGATTGAGGCGTGTTAGAGATGCAaag GGTGAATTTTTTCTGAAGGAGATCACCTCTCTTAAGTGGAAG GGATCCCAAATGATGCAAGAAAACAAGCGATTGAAGCAGGTAATG ATGGCAAACCGACAGGTCCAAACACTTGAACTTGAACAAGGCCAATCCTCCGAGCCAATAGGCGATTTCATCCATTCATATCCTTCTCAAGACCACGACAGCTCTGACACTTCTCTCAAGTTGGG GCAAGCTTTTCCTAACGGGATATGA
- the LOC18768243 gene encoding MADS-box protein JOINTLESS isoform X2, which yields MTRRKIQIKKIDNTTARQVTFSKRRRGLFKKAQELSTLCDAEIALVVFSATGKLFEYTSSSVQQVIERHGLLSSNYDQLNQPSLELQSFGMSQLESSTSAALSKEIAESTHELRKLMGEELQELNMKELQELEKLLGSGLRRVRDAKGEFFLKEITSLKWKGSQMMQENKRLKQMANRQVQTLELEQGQSSEPIGDFIHSYPSQDHDSSDTSLKLGQAFPNGI from the exons ATGACGAGGAGGAAAATCCAGATCAAGAAGATTGACAACACAACGGCGAGGCAGGTGACGTTTTCGAAGAGGAGGAGAGGGCTTTTCAAGAAAGCCCAGGAGCTCTCTACTCTCTGTGATGCTGAGATTGCTCTTGTAGTCTTCTCAGCTACTGGGAAGCTCTTTGAATACACCAGCTCCag CGTGCAACAAGTAATTGAAAGGCATGGCTTGCTTTCTTCCAATTATGACCAGTTGAATCAACCATCTCTTGAGCTGcag TCCTTTGGTATGTCTCAGCTTGAGAGCAGTACTTCCGCCGCATTGAGCAAGGAAATTGCGGAGAGTACACATGAGCTAAG GAAGCTAATGGGAGAAGAGCTCCAAGAACTAAACATGAAAGAGTTGCAGGAACTAGAGAAACTGCTCGGATCAGGATTGAGGCGTGTTAGAGATGCAaag GGTGAATTTTTTCTGAAGGAGATCACCTCTCTTAAGTGGAAG GGATCCCAAATGATGCAAGAAAACAAGCGATTGAAGCAG ATGGCAAACCGACAGGTCCAAACACTTGAACTTGAACAAGGCCAATCCTCCGAGCCAATAGGCGATTTCATCCATTCATATCCTTCTCAAGACCACGACAGCTCTGACACTTCTCTCAAGTTGGG GCAAGCTTTTCCTAACGGGATATGA
- the LOC18768243 gene encoding MADS-box protein JOINTLESS isoform X4: protein MTRRKIQIKKIDNTTARQVTFSKRRRGLFKKAQELSTLCDAEIALVVFSATGKLFEYTSSSVQQVIERHGLLSSNYDQLNQPSLELQLESSTSAALSKEIAESTHELRKLMGEELQELNMKELQELEKLLGSGLRRVRDAKGEFFLKEITSLKWKGSQMMQENKRLKQMANRQVQTLELEQGQSSEPIGDFIHSYPSQDHDSSDTSLKLGQAFPNGI, encoded by the exons ATGACGAGGAGGAAAATCCAGATCAAGAAGATTGACAACACAACGGCGAGGCAGGTGACGTTTTCGAAGAGGAGGAGAGGGCTTTTCAAGAAAGCCCAGGAGCTCTCTACTCTCTGTGATGCTGAGATTGCTCTTGTAGTCTTCTCAGCTACTGGGAAGCTCTTTGAATACACCAGCTCCag CGTGCAACAAGTAATTGAAAGGCATGGCTTGCTTTCTTCCAATTATGACCAGTTGAATCAACCATCTCTTGAGCTGcag CTTGAGAGCAGTACTTCCGCCGCATTGAGCAAGGAAATTGCGGAGAGTACACATGAGCTAAG GAAGCTAATGGGAGAAGAGCTCCAAGAACTAAACATGAAAGAGTTGCAGGAACTAGAGAAACTGCTCGGATCAGGATTGAGGCGTGTTAGAGATGCAaag GGTGAATTTTTTCTGAAGGAGATCACCTCTCTTAAGTGGAAG GGATCCCAAATGATGCAAGAAAACAAGCGATTGAAGCAG ATGGCAAACCGACAGGTCCAAACACTTGAACTTGAACAAGGCCAATCCTCCGAGCCAATAGGCGATTTCATCCATTCATATCCTTCTCAAGACCACGACAGCTCTGACACTTCTCTCAAGTTGGG GCAAGCTTTTCCTAACGGGATATGA
- the LOC18767813 gene encoding guanosine nucleotide diphosphate dissociation inhibitor At5g09550, producing the protein MDEEYDVIVLGTGLKECILSGLLSVDGLKVLHMDRNDYYGGASTSLNLTQLWKRFRGDDKPPESLGSSREYNVDMIPKFMMANGGLVRVLIHTDVTKYLNFKAVDGSFVYNKKKIYKVPATDVEALKSPLMGLFEKRRARKFFIYVQDFEENDPKSHEGLDLNKVTAREVITKYGLEDDTIDFIGHALALHIDDSYLDEPAMEFVKKMKLYAESLARFEGGSPYIYPLYGLGELPQAFARLSAVYGGTYMLNKPECQVKFDDNGNAIGVTSEGETAKCKKVVCDPSYLPDKVRKVGKVARAICIMSHPIPDTNDSHSVQVILPQKQLGRKSDMYLFCCSYAHNVAPKGKFIAFVSTEAETDDPQVELKSGIDLLGPLDEIFYDTYDRYVPTNDHQVDSCYISSSYDATTHFESTVQDVLAMYTKITGKALDLSVDLSAASATAEE; encoded by the exons ATGGATGAAGAGTACGACGTGATAGTTCTCGGGACGGGTCTCAAGGAATGCATTCTCAGTGGTCTTCTCTCCGTCGATGGGCTCAAA GTTTTGCATATGGACAGAAATGACTACTATGGAGGAGCATCTACCTCTCTAAATCTTACGCAG CTTTGGAAGCGGTTTAGGGGAGATGACAAGCCTCCGGAAAGTTTGGGCTCAAGCAGAGAGTACAATGTTGACATGATACCAAAG TTCATGATGGCCAATGGTGGTTTGGTCCGTGTGCTGATCCACACAGATGTCACCAAGTATCTGAACTTTAAGGCTGTTGATGGTAGCTTTGTGTACAACAAAAAGAAG ATCTATAAAGTTCCAGCAACTGATGTAGAAGCACTAAAATCGCCATTGATGGGACTATTTGAGAAGCGACGTGCTCGAAAGTTCTTCATTTATGTTCAAGACTTTGAAGAGAATGATCCCAAATCTCATGAAGGGCTGGACTTGAACAAAGTTACTGCAAGGGAGGTTATCAC GAAATATGGGCTAGAAGATGATACAATCGACTTTATTGGTCATGCCTTGGCACTTCATATTGATGATTCTTACTTGGATGAGCCAGCAATGGAGTttgtgaagaaaatgaag CTCTATGCAGAGTCTTTGGCACGTTTTGAAGGAGGATCGCCTTATATCTATCCGCTGTATGGACTTGGAGAGTTGCCTCAG GCATTTGCACGTTTAAGTGCTGTTTATGGTGGAACTTATATGCTCAACAAGCCTGAGTGTCAG GTAAAATTTGATGATAATGGGAACGCTATTGGTGTGACCTCAGAAGGAGAAACAGCTAAATGCAAGAAAGTTGTTTGTGATCCATCATATTTGCCCGATAAG GTACGGAAAGTTGGAAAAGTTGCTCGTGCTATATGTATAATGAGCCATCCTATTCCAGACACCAATGATTCACATTCAGTCCAGGTTATTCTGCCGCAGAAGCAACTTGGTCGTAAATCAGATAT GTACCTATTCTGCTGCTCCTATGCTCACAATGTAGctccaaaaggaaaattcatCGCTTTTGTTTCGACAGAAGCAGAAACTGATGATCCTCAAGTTGAATTGAAGTCTGGAATTGATCTACTTGGTCCATTAGATGAGATCTTCTACGATACTTATGACAGATATGTACCCACTAACGACCATCAAGTTGACAGTTGCTACATATCTTCT AGTTACGATGCAACTACGCACTTTGAGTCCACAGTACAAGACGTACTAGCGATGTACACAAAGATTACTGGAAAG GCTCTTGATCTTTCCGTCGATCTAAGTGCTGCAAGTGCTACTGCTGAAGAATAA